The Vibrio echinoideorum genome includes a region encoding these proteins:
- the argS gene encoding arginine--tRNA ligase, which translates to MNIQALINDKVSQALEAAGAPAGSPAAVRQSAKPQFGDYQANGVMGVAKRLGTNPREFAQKVLDVLNLDGIASKVEIAGPGFLNIFLDEAFLAQQAEAALADSRLGVTAAEAQTIVADYSAPNVAKEMHVGHLRSTIIGDAVVRTLEFLGHKVIRANHIGDWGTQFGMLIANLERVQAETGEVSMELADLEQFYRESKKLYDEDEEFAVKARGYVVKLQSGDEYCAEMWKKLVDVTMVQNQRNYDRLNVSLTRDDVMGESMYNHMLSNIVSDLQAQGLAKESDGAQVVFLDEYKNKDGDPMGVIVQKRDGGFLYTTTDIACAKYRFEELGADRVLYFIDSRQHQHLMQAWTIVRKAGYVPESVSLEHHAFGMMLGKDGKPFKTRAGGTVRLADLLDEAEVRATQLIESKNPELAEDEKKTIANTVAMAAVKYADLSKHRTTDYVFDWENMLAFEGNTAPYMQYAYTRVASVFAKAGISMDSLDGEIKITEEKEKTLIAKLLQFEEAVQSVAREGQPHIMCSYLFELAGQFSSFYEACPILVAEDETVKQSRLKLAALTAKTIKQGLSLLGIETLERM; encoded by the coding sequence GTGAATATCCAAGCACTTATTAATGACAAAGTATCTCAGGCTCTAGAAGCCGCTGGCGCACCTGCAGGCTCTCCTGCTGCTGTTCGCCAATCTGCAAAACCACAATTTGGTGACTACCAAGCAAACGGCGTAATGGGCGTTGCTAAACGACTAGGTACTAACCCTCGAGAATTTGCTCAAAAAGTATTGGACGTTCTAAACCTAGACGGTATCGCTTCTAAAGTTGAAATCGCAGGCCCGGGTTTCCTTAACATCTTCCTAGATGAAGCATTCCTAGCACAACAAGCAGAAGCCGCTCTTGCCGATTCTCGCCTTGGTGTTACAGCCGCTGAAGCACAAACGATTGTTGCTGACTACTCTGCACCAAACGTTGCTAAAGAAATGCACGTTGGTCACCTTCGTTCAACCATCATCGGTGATGCAGTTGTTCGCACTCTAGAGTTCTTAGGTCACAAAGTTATCCGTGCTAACCACATCGGTGACTGGGGTACTCAATTTGGTATGCTTATCGCAAACCTTGAGCGCGTTCAGGCTGAAACAGGCGAAGTTTCAATGGAACTTGCTGACCTTGAGCAGTTCTACCGTGAATCTAAAAAGCTTTACGACGAAGACGAAGAATTCGCAGTTAAAGCTCGTGGCTACGTAGTGAAACTGCAAAGCGGCGACGAATACTGTGCTGAAATGTGGAAAAAGCTGGTTGACGTAACCATGGTTCAAAACCAACGTAACTACGATCGCCTGAACGTATCACTAACACGCGATGATGTGATGGGTGAAAGTATGTACAACCACATGCTTTCAAACATCGTTTCTGACCTACAAGCGCAAGGCCTAGCAAAAGAGTCTGACGGCGCACAAGTTGTATTCCTAGATGAATACAAAAACAAAGACGGTGACCCTATGGGCGTTATCGTGCAAAAGCGTGACGGTGGCTTCCTATACACCACTACCGATATTGCTTGTGCTAAATACCGTTTTGAAGAACTGGGCGCAGACCGCGTACTTTACTTCATTGACTCTCGTCAGCACCAACATCTAATGCAAGCTTGGACTATCGTTCGTAAAGCAGGTTATGTTCCTGAGTCTGTATCTCTTGAGCACCACGCATTCGGCATGATGCTAGGTAAAGATGGTAAGCCATTCAAAACTCGTGCAGGCGGTACAGTACGTCTTGCTGATCTTCTGGATGAAGCAGAAGTGCGTGCAACTCAGCTGATTGAATCTAAAAACCCTGAGCTAGCAGAAGACGAGAAGAAAACCATCGCGAACACAGTTGCAATGGCTGCTGTTAAATACGCAGACCTTTCTAAGCACCGTACGACTGATTACGTGTTTGATTGGGAAAACATGCTTGCGTTTGAAGGCAATACAGCGCCTTACATGCAGTACGCATACACTCGTGTTGCATCTGTATTCGCTAAAGCTGGTATCTCTATGGACTCTCTTGACGGTGAAATCAAAATCACTGAAGAGAAAGAGAAAACACTTATCGCGAAACTTCTTCAATTTGAAGAAGCGGTACAATCTGTTGCTCGTGAAGGTCAACCACACATCATGTGTAGCTACCTGTTCGAACTTGCTGGTCAATTCTCTAGCTTCTACGAAGCATGCCCTATCTTAGTGGCAGAAGATGAAACAGTTAAGCAAAGCCGTCTGAAGCTTGCTGCACTGACAGCGAAGACTATCAAGCAAGGTCTATCGCTTCTAGGTATTGAAACGCTAGAGCGCATGTAA
- a CDS encoding FeoC-like transcriptional regulator codes for MILTELHQYIDNEGVAARSELASKFGMSEDGVDAMLSVWVKKGKISRLIDTNKHGHTTRIRYTISKQDGLSLNVMM; via the coding sequence ATGATTTTAACTGAACTTCATCAATACATTGATAACGAGGGTGTCGCTGCTCGTAGTGAACTCGCGTCTAAGTTTGGAATGAGTGAAGACGGTGTCGATGCGATGCTGAGTGTGTGGGTCAAGAAAGGTAAGATATCTCGCTTGATCGATACCAACAAGCATGGACATACAACACGTATTCGTTACACCATCAGCAAACAAGATGGTTTGTCACTGAATGTGATGATGTAG
- a CDS encoding HIT family protein — protein sequence MSFELHPQLAKDTTVIGEFPLSLALLSKDNAVPWVILVPKRANLKELHHLPMKEQQQFLLESQAVSQALEATFQPDKLNLGALGNMVPQLHIHHIARFKDDIAWPGPVWGNTKGEQRNEEEQAAIHTRIQNVLSLSSIFKKA from the coding sequence ATGAGCTTTGAACTTCACCCACAGTTAGCAAAAGACACCACGGTTATCGGCGAATTTCCACTAAGCCTTGCACTGCTAAGCAAAGACAATGCTGTGCCTTGGGTTATCTTAGTGCCGAAGCGCGCCAACCTAAAAGAACTGCACCACTTGCCAATGAAAGAACAGCAGCAATTCCTGCTTGAATCTCAAGCGGTAAGCCAAGCATTAGAAGCAACGTTCCAGCCTGATAAGCTAAACCTAGGCGCGCTGGGTAACATGGTGCCACAGCTGCACATTCACCATATTGCACGTTTCAAAGACGACATCGCGTGGCCAGGCCCGGTATGGGGCAACACCAAAGGTGAACAACGTAATGAAGAAGAACAAGCCGCAATCCATACTCGCATTCAAAACGTTTTATCGCTGAGCTCTATTTTCAAGAAAGCGTAA
- a CDS encoding VOC family protein gives MTMSLKQAELEPQQMIARLDTFMAKIENLGNTLGLDLSFAQADHIALRINETELAKSAHQAWSEYGSTISEAMINGRPIVVLAFDKPLQSLSWKIECLELPYPAEGKTYPSQDWEHVEFVIPSHAQTADEYLADLKETYPQFAAKFETLAEQGIKIKLSSPKGEGERLNNPTVAFKYQGICIKLHPHSLKKIVESEQA, from the coding sequence ATGACGATGAGCCTGAAGCAAGCCGAACTAGAACCCCAACAAATGATTGCGCGCCTTGATACATTTATGGCGAAAATTGAGAACCTAGGAAATACATTGGGTTTAGATTTAAGCTTTGCTCAAGCGGATCATATTGCATTAAGAATCAATGAAACTGAGCTTGCGAAATCAGCACATCAAGCATGGTCTGAATATGGCTCTACGATTTCAGAAGCGATGATCAATGGTCGTCCAATCGTTGTGTTGGCGTTTGATAAACCGTTACAAAGTCTAAGTTGGAAGATTGAATGCTTAGAGCTGCCATATCCGGCAGAAGGTAAAACTTACCCAAGCCAAGACTGGGAGCATGTTGAGTTTGTGATTCCTTCTCATGCGCAAACTGCCGATGAGTATTTAGCCGATCTTAAAGAAACCTATCCACAGTTTGCTGCTAAGTTTGAAACCTTGGCTGAGCAAGGTATTAAGATAAAACTCTCTAGCCCGAAAGGCGAGGGTGAGCGTTTGAATAACCCAACGGTAGCTTTTAAGTATCAAGGGATTTGCATCAAGCTGCACCCACACTCTTTGAAGAAAATTGTTGAGTCAGAGCAGGCTTAA
- a CDS encoding helix-turn-helix domain-containing protein — translation MSISFSVLAVNTSPSVFYPLPVQAQGNFLAAKNLYLGAGGGLWIHDVHGKVLFYDGRTLLPRKGSLLQFSSERVAFLNDEFWSFFDNEVYRHNPGIGNELAFSLSPGAEIANIGVSGDYIWVTDGSNFYTYNTLSLEFNTYSLLKLYRYNNSSDIVINDAERVLSKWVLATSSGVYLSENQEFTHVTASEKNHIETVYFSNTRRELVIGTLNGAVIVDLANPDKETYVRGSHVLSLAETSDQYWIGTEHGLISYNFITGQVTRFEQATNQDFSLPGEKIYSLINDHAGGMWVATNNGIRYFSLFSKTFSRTPLTGMGMHSSNVVINRIQPISDNLSWVASSMGLFLVDSLSENDPVRVYQNPVKDFEILGSSIWLATENGIISINTNTLEPETLSLPRAIKGVHIENFALQAGSVLWMSSGQDLYSLSLETMMVTSYGTDWLVDKFLPAKITDLSIGLHDSVYIGTDHGFYAFVDKRISFSRWSERFGKVVDIEKAKDGAQWFASSYGVYRIPYDTNVIEEVALIEDNISPNCLISDDNGVWLGSSKGISYYGLDGQLHKHIGSPFGLITNELAAGACALFFSEKNQSSRLVLGSKYGVVTALSNELLVSTTPQNRALLSKISVDQQTVSLGGKAVVLEEIPYGSSISFKLGILPATFTPAMEYRLNADEPWSEFEGGVLTLDHLLPGDYTLEVKPIKDSHYRFVPTTQSFSIAEPWYLSNWAVASSLIMLIGLVTVLVFWRSRYVTFANRHLKAQVALKTDQLRHQSRILLTTNQQLKKQLSVKNVLVSHTAKELSDEVTQIAAMLPSWNDDQGRSPILTLKNGLAQLSNSQEGSGTVCCDGILILESVLKAWKGDLAKAGIELDIKVETKYRHVSLLYFNLDIIFNSLVASIIKRNFKSQSMVVLVEEVKEHLVVTIRDYGMPFPKLASSISDGSGKSTDLNIEKLPLLVNQSGGELNTFVSDSQNKVQLSWPIEYQVLDDLEASTIEQIETIKLAASTPERQKLTTEQEWKNKVSQLVSEHYADAEFGTAAAAKYLFMSERSLQRRFKSAYDKTFKEHLNEVRLEHACERLLAGEKVSDVAFDSGFNDPSYFSQRFKHHFGMSPSKFAENSEE, via the coding sequence ATGAGCATTTCATTTAGCGTTCTAGCGGTAAATACTTCACCTTCCGTTTTTTATCCTTTGCCTGTTCAGGCGCAAGGGAATTTCCTTGCGGCTAAAAACCTATATCTTGGGGCGGGAGGTGGGCTCTGGATCCACGACGTGCATGGAAAAGTGCTTTTTTATGATGGTCGTACTCTGTTGCCGAGAAAGGGCAGCCTTCTACAATTCTCCTCAGAAAGAGTGGCGTTTCTTAACGATGAGTTTTGGAGCTTTTTCGATAACGAGGTATATCGACATAATCCGGGGATTGGCAATGAACTTGCATTTAGTTTAAGCCCCGGTGCAGAGATCGCTAATATCGGCGTATCTGGTGATTATATCTGGGTGACAGATGGCAGTAATTTTTATACCTACAACACGCTGTCTTTAGAATTTAACACCTACTCATTACTTAAACTGTATCGATACAACAACAGCAGCGACATAGTGATCAATGACGCGGAGCGTGTGTTATCCAAATGGGTATTAGCGACAAGCTCTGGTGTCTACCTTTCAGAAAATCAAGAATTTACCCATGTCACCGCATCAGAGAAAAATCATATTGAGACGGTTTACTTCTCAAACACGAGACGTGAACTCGTCATCGGTACTTTAAATGGTGCGGTCATTGTCGATCTAGCAAATCCAGATAAAGAGACGTATGTACGAGGTTCCCATGTGTTATCTCTTGCTGAAACTTCTGACCAATATTGGATAGGAACAGAACACGGTCTCATTAGCTATAATTTCATTACAGGCCAAGTTACACGTTTTGAGCAAGCCACCAATCAAGACTTCTCGTTACCAGGCGAGAAAATATACTCGCTGATCAACGATCATGCTGGTGGGATGTGGGTCGCGACGAATAATGGTATTCGATATTTCTCACTATTCAGTAAGACATTCTCTAGAACGCCATTAACGGGAATGGGAATGCACTCCAGTAATGTCGTGATAAATAGGATACAGCCTATTAGTGATAATCTGTCTTGGGTCGCTTCTTCTATGGGCCTGTTTCTGGTCGACTCCCTAAGTGAAAATGATCCAGTTCGTGTTTATCAGAACCCAGTAAAGGACTTTGAAATTTTGGGTTCTTCTATTTGGCTAGCGACTGAAAATGGCATTATTAGTATTAATACTAATACGTTAGAGCCTGAAACGCTTAGTTTACCTAGAGCGATTAAGGGTGTACATATTGAGAACTTTGCGCTTCAAGCTGGCAGCGTGCTTTGGATGAGCTCTGGGCAAGACCTCTATTCATTGTCTCTCGAGACCATGATGGTGACGAGTTACGGAACTGATTGGTTAGTTGATAAGTTTTTGCCAGCGAAAATCACTGATCTCAGTATCGGGTTACATGACAGTGTCTATATAGGTACTGACCATGGGTTTTATGCCTTTGTTGATAAGAGAATTAGCTTCAGTCGTTGGAGTGAGCGATTTGGCAAAGTCGTTGATATCGAAAAAGCAAAAGATGGCGCCCAGTGGTTCGCTAGTAGTTATGGTGTGTATCGAATCCCTTATGATACAAATGTTATCGAAGAAGTTGCTCTCATCGAAGATAATATTAGCCCTAATTGTTTGATCAGCGATGATAACGGCGTCTGGTTAGGGTCTTCAAAAGGTATCAGTTATTACGGACTAGATGGACAGCTGCATAAACATATAGGTTCACCATTTGGTCTGATCACTAATGAACTGGCAGCGGGTGCATGTGCACTGTTTTTCAGTGAGAAAAATCAATCATCAAGGCTAGTTTTAGGCTCGAAATATGGCGTAGTAACGGCGTTGTCCAATGAGTTATTGGTGTCTACAACACCTCAGAACCGAGCTCTACTCAGCAAGATAAGTGTCGATCAACAAACCGTATCACTTGGTGGGAAAGCGGTTGTTCTGGAAGAAATCCCTTACGGTTCATCCATTAGTTTTAAGCTTGGTATCTTACCTGCAACATTCACACCTGCGATGGAGTATAGACTCAACGCTGACGAACCTTGGAGTGAATTTGAAGGGGGAGTCTTAACACTGGATCATTTGCTTCCGGGTGATTACACACTTGAAGTTAAACCGATCAAGGACTCTCATTATCGATTTGTACCTACTACTCAAAGTTTTTCAATTGCAGAGCCTTGGTACTTGAGTAATTGGGCAGTGGCGAGCTCTCTTATTATGTTAATCGGTTTAGTTACCGTTCTCGTTTTCTGGCGTTCGCGCTATGTCACTTTTGCCAACAGACACTTGAAAGCGCAAGTTGCATTAAAAACGGACCAGTTAAGACACCAAAGTCGTATCTTGTTAACAACGAATCAACAACTAAAAAAGCAGTTGTCGGTTAAAAATGTTTTGGTCTCACACACAGCGAAAGAACTATCCGATGAAGTCACTCAGATTGCTGCAATGCTACCTAGTTGGAACGATGACCAAGGTCGATCACCAATACTGACGTTGAAAAATGGGCTCGCCCAATTGAGCAATAGCCAAGAGGGTTCGGGGACAGTCTGTTGTGATGGAATTCTAATTTTGGAATCTGTGCTTAAGGCGTGGAAGGGTGACTTGGCAAAAGCGGGAATTGAACTCGATATTAAAGTTGAAACTAAATACAGACATGTGTCGCTACTGTATTTTAATCTGGATATTATTTTTAACAGTTTGGTCGCGAGTATCATCAAGAGAAACTTTAAATCACAAAGTATGGTGGTGTTGGTTGAAGAGGTTAAAGAGCATTTAGTTGTTACGATTCGCGACTATGGTATGCCTTTCCCTAAATTGGCTTCATCAATAAGTGACGGTAGCGGAAAGTCGACCGATCTCAATATCGAAAAGTTACCTTTATTGGTCAATCAAAGCGGTGGCGAACTTAATACTTTTGTTTCTGACTCTCAAAATAAGGTTCAACTATCATGGCCAATTGAATATCAGGTGTTGGATGACCTTGAAGCTAGCACAATCGAACAGATAGAAACGATTAAGCTTGCAGCATCGACGCCTGAGCGACAAAAGCTGACTACAGAGCAAGAGTGGAAAAATAAAGTATCGCAGCTTGTGAGTGAACACTACGCTGATGCGGAGTTTGGCACTGCAGCTGCCGCTAAATATTTGTTCATGTCCGAGAGAAGCTTACAACGGCGCTTTAAATCGGCCTATGACAAAACATTTAAAGAACACCTCAACGAAGTTCGTTTGGAACATGCATGCGAAAGGTTATTGGCCGGAGAGAAAGTGTCAGACGTCGCGTTCGATTCTGGATTCAATGATCCTTCCTATTTCAGCCAACGGTTTAAGCATCACTTTGGTATGTCTCCCTCTAAGTTTGCGGAAAATAGTGAAGAGTAG
- the feoB gene encoding Fe(2+) transporter permease subunit FeoB: MDYQVLTVGNPNSGKTTLFNALTGAKQHVGNWVGVTVEKKTGLYSHAGDQFQLTDLPGIYALDSGNDANSIDESIASRAVLTHPADVIINVVDASCLERSLYMTLQLRELGRPMIVVLNKMDVLKRERQVINLKALEKELGCPVLSLSANDKGQVARFKERLHKLLVQGVSLDPISIDYDAALEALIPSVESQFDDADVSHRALAIRALENDYLVLNGLAPHTRTQIDSVRLGAEFDIDLAVADAKYTFLHDLCKRVRRSEGKLSRNFTEKADQFILNKWVGIPFFFVIMYLMFMFSINIGSAFIDFFDMGVGAILVDGGHHLLDDHLPVWLVTILADGIGGGIQTVATFIPVIAALYLFLAVLESSGYMARAAFVLDKVMQKIGLPGKAFVPLVLGFGCNVPSIMATRTLDQERERKLAASMAPFMSCGARLPVYALFAAAFFPGAGQNVVFALYIMGIVASVFTGLFLKNTIYPGSSDSLVMEMPDYELPTVQNVMLKTWQKLKRFVLGAGKTIVMVVAILSFLNSLGMDGSFGNEDSENSVLSKAAQVVTPVFQPIGITEENWPATVGIITGIFAKEAVVGTLNSLYTTPSDEEAAEFDLAASLQEAVMTIPENLAGLSYSDPLGIEVGDLSDSSSVAADQEVDTSIFGNLKDKFVSGHAAFAYLILILLYTPCVAAMGAYVREFGQMFARFIAVWTMALGYFGATFYYQAANFAVHPVSSAVWMVAISGGFVVTYRVFKKVGSKQKALEVQVV; this comes from the coding sequence ATGGATTATCAAGTTCTTACCGTTGGTAACCCTAATAGTGGTAAAACAACATTATTCAATGCATTGACCGGTGCTAAACAGCACGTTGGTAACTGGGTTGGTGTAACCGTAGAAAAGAAAACGGGCTTGTACTCGCATGCGGGCGACCAATTTCAACTGACTGACCTTCCGGGTATCTACGCACTCGATAGTGGTAATGATGCGAACAGTATCGATGAATCTATCGCTTCTCGTGCCGTTCTGACTCACCCAGCTGACGTCATCATTAACGTTGTAGACGCAAGCTGTCTAGAACGAAGCTTATACATGACATTACAACTGCGAGAATTGGGACGCCCAATGATTGTTGTATTGAACAAAATGGATGTATTGAAGCGCGAGCGTCAGGTGATTAACCTTAAAGCGCTTGAAAAAGAATTGGGCTGTCCAGTACTGAGCTTGTCGGCAAACGACAAAGGTCAAGTGGCTCGTTTTAAAGAACGTCTACATAAATTGCTTGTTCAAGGTGTAAGCCTTGATCCTATCTCTATCGACTACGATGCAGCGTTAGAAGCTCTAATACCTTCTGTTGAATCACAATTTGATGATGCTGATGTTTCGCATCGAGCGTTGGCTATTCGTGCGTTAGAAAATGATTACTTGGTATTAAACGGACTGGCTCCTCATACTCGAACTCAAATTGACAGTGTGCGTCTTGGTGCTGAGTTTGATATTGACCTTGCTGTTGCTGATGCGAAATACACTTTCTTACATGACCTTTGTAAACGTGTTCGTCGTAGCGAAGGCAAACTAAGCCGAAACTTTACCGAGAAAGCAGACCAATTCATTTTGAATAAATGGGTCGGTATTCCTTTCTTCTTCGTCATTATGTACCTGATGTTTATGTTCTCTATCAACATTGGTAGTGCGTTCATCGACTTCTTTGATATGGGCGTTGGGGCAATACTGGTTGATGGCGGCCATCACTTATTAGATGACCACTTACCGGTTTGGTTAGTAACCATACTTGCTGATGGTATCGGTGGTGGTATTCAAACGGTTGCGACGTTTATTCCGGTTATCGCTGCGCTTTACTTGTTCTTAGCGGTACTAGAAAGCTCGGGTTACATGGCTCGCGCGGCATTCGTACTTGATAAAGTAATGCAAAAAATCGGTCTGCCGGGTAAAGCTTTTGTACCACTGGTACTTGGCTTTGGTTGTAACGTACCTTCTATCATGGCAACTCGTACTCTTGACCAAGAGCGTGAACGTAAGCTAGCAGCATCAATGGCACCGTTTATGTCATGTGGCGCGCGTCTACCGGTATACGCGCTGTTCGCAGCAGCGTTTTTCCCTGGCGCCGGTCAAAATGTTGTGTTCGCTTTGTACATCATGGGTATTGTTGCTTCTGTGTTTACAGGTCTATTCCTTAAAAATACAATCTATCCTGGCAGCAGCGATAGCTTGGTCATGGAAATGCCAGATTACGAATTGCCAACCGTGCAAAACGTGATGCTGAAAACTTGGCAGAAGCTGAAACGTTTCGTGCTTGGCGCAGGTAAAACCATCGTAATGGTTGTGGCTATTCTTAGCTTCTTGAATTCATTAGGTATGGACGGAAGCTTTGGTAACGAAGACAGCGAAAATTCAGTGCTATCTAAAGCGGCACAAGTCGTGACGCCTGTATTCCAACCGATTGGTATTACTGAAGAGAACTGGCCTGCAACGGTTGGTATTATTACGGGGATCTTCGCTAAAGAAGCCGTGGTTGGTACATTAAACAGCTTGTACACCACGCCATCAGACGAAGAAGCGGCTGAATTCGATTTAGCAGCAAGCTTGCAAGAAGCCGTGATGACAATTCCTGAAAACCTAGCTGGTTTGAGCTATTCAGATCCATTAGGCATTGAAGTGGGCGACTTGTCTGACTCAAGCTCTGTGGCTGCGGATCAGGAGGTTGATACTTCGATCTTTGGTAACTTGAAAGACAAGTTTGTATCAGGCCACGCTGCGTTTGCTTATTTGATTCTTATCCTGCTTTACACACCTTGTGTGGCTGCGATGGGCGCTTATGTACGTGAGTTTGGTCAGATGTTTGCCCGCTTCATTGCGGTATGGACAATGGCTCTTGGCTACTTTGGTGCGACCTTCTATTACCAAGCGGCAAACTTTGCTGTACACCCAGTGAGTAGTGCAGTTTGGATGGTGGCGATTTCTGGTGGCTTTGTGGTGACGTATCGCGTCTTCAAGAAAGTCGGCAGTAAGCAAAAAGCGTTAGAGGTGCAAGTAGTATGA
- the znuA gene encoding zinc ABC transporter substrate-binding protein ZnuA: MSRSSFILATLLLAPSVASASTILTSFKPIQMIVTELTQGVSEPDVLMNSNASPHDYALKPSDVKKVHNADMVIWFGPDLEAFLTKVIGSKENVIQISSIPGIELREFGHEDHDAHEGHHHGSHDPHFWLGINQVEVAAKYISAKLIETDPDNAMAYQENLDSFLIALEEKEQSIRDQLAPVKDKGYYVFHDAYGYYEQEFKLNNLGHFTVSPDRKPGAKSLIAIKKTLVRDNVQCVFSEPQFTPAVIESVIRGSNTKQGQLDPVGSEVEVKSGSYFDFLQQLTDSYTSCLSAE, from the coding sequence ATGTCACGTTCATCTTTTATTCTTGCTACTTTGCTTTTAGCGCCAAGTGTTGCAAGTGCCAGTACTATTCTAACAAGCTTTAAGCCAATTCAAATGATTGTTACGGAATTAACGCAAGGTGTTAGTGAGCCGGATGTGTTAATGAACAGCAATGCTTCGCCGCATGACTATGCGCTTAAGCCATCGGATGTGAAAAAAGTTCATAATGCCGATATGGTTATTTGGTTTGGTCCTGATTTGGAAGCCTTTTTGACTAAGGTGATAGGCTCTAAAGAAAATGTAATTCAGATAAGCTCAATCCCTGGGATTGAGTTAAGAGAATTTGGACATGAAGACCATGACGCTCATGAGGGGCATCATCATGGCAGTCATGACCCACATTTTTGGCTGGGTATTAATCAAGTTGAAGTGGCCGCAAAATATATCTCAGCAAAGCTGATTGAAACTGATCCAGATAATGCAATGGCTTACCAAGAGAACTTAGATTCATTTTTGATTGCATTAGAAGAGAAAGAGCAATCTATTCGTGACCAACTTGCGCCAGTGAAAGACAAAGGCTACTACGTTTTCCATGATGCGTATGGCTACTATGAGCAAGAATTTAAGTTGAATAATCTGGGTCACTTTACGGTTAGCCCTGATCGTAAGCCCGGAGCAAAGAGCTTGATTGCAATTAAGAAAACGTTAGTGCGCGATAACGTGCAATGTGTGTTTTCTGAGCCTCAATTTACTCCTGCTGTGATTGAATCTGTTATTCGTGGTAGCAACACTAAACAAGGGCAACTTGATCCTGTCGGTTCAGAGGTTGAAGTGAAGAGTGGAAGTTATTTCGATTTTCTTCAGCAACTTACGGATAGCTATACGAGTTGCTTGAGCGCAGAGTAA
- a CDS encoding FeoA family protein, with product MKLSQLEQGKAASIVALTGLTPDVRKKLMVMGMLPKTEVTLIRRAPMGDPLQVEVRGVSIAIRESIAEQIEVI from the coding sequence ATGAAACTCTCACAACTCGAGCAAGGAAAAGCAGCTTCTATTGTTGCACTAACCGGCCTAACACCAGACGTTAGAAAAAAACTAATGGTTATGGGCATGCTGCCAAAAACTGAGGTGACGTTAATTCGTCGTGCACCTATGGGTGATCCGCTTCAAGTTGAAGTGAGAGGTGTTTCAATTGCCATTCGTGAAAGCATCGCAGAACAAATCGAGGTTATCTAA
- the purU gene encoding formyltetrahydrofolate deformylase, translated as MERKTLLTHCTDAPGLISKITNICYKHQLNIVHNNEFVDNTSGHFFMRTELEGYFNDETLLADLDQALPENTKRKLVDSSRKRVVILVTKEAHCLGDILMKNFDGSLDVEIAAVVGNYDTLQSLTERFNIPYHYVSHEGLNREEHEQKMLEVIDQYEADYLVLAKYMRVLTPGFVEKYNHKIINIHHSFLPAFIGAKPYQQAYERGVKIIGATAHFVTNDLDEGPIIKQDVIPVDHNFSAKDMAQAGRDVEKNVLSKALNKVINDHVFVYGNKTVIL; from the coding sequence ATGGAAAGAAAAACTTTATTAACACATTGTACTGATGCCCCAGGCCTCATCTCAAAGATCACCAACATTTGTTACAAGCACCAACTCAATATTGTCCACAACAATGAGTTCGTAGATAACACAAGTGGTCACTTTTTCATGCGTACCGAGTTAGAAGGGTATTTCAATGACGAAACCTTACTCGCAGATCTAGACCAAGCCCTACCAGAAAACACAAAGCGTAAACTTGTTGATTCATCTCGCAAGCGCGTTGTTATCTTGGTGACCAAAGAAGCACACTGCCTTGGCGATATTCTGATGAAGAATTTCGATGGGAGTTTGGATGTTGAAATCGCAGCGGTTGTCGGTAACTACGATACGCTACAAAGCTTAACCGAACGTTTTAATATCCCTTATCACTATGTTTCTCATGAAGGATTAAACCGCGAAGAGCATGAACAGAAGATGCTTGAAGTGATTGACCAGTATGAGGCGGATTACCTTGTACTTGCTAAGTACATGCGAGTGCTAACCCCTGGGTTTGTTGAAAAATACAACCACAAGATCATCAATATTCACCACAGCTTCTTACCAGCCTTCATTGGTGCTAAACCATATCAACAGGCCTATGAGCGTGGAGTGAAGATCATTGGTGCGACAGCGCACTTTGTAACGAACGATCTCGATGAAGGTCCAATCATCAAGCAAGACGTAATCCCCGTTGATCACAACTTCAGCGCAAAAGACATGGCTCAAGCCGGTCGTGACGTAGAGAAGAACGTGTTGAGTAAGGCTTTAAACAAAGTGATCAATGATCATGTGTTTGTTTATGGCAACAAGACCGTGATTCTGTAA